Proteins encoded in a region of the Mucilaginibacter sabulilitoris genome:
- a CDS encoding Crp/Fnr family transcriptional regulator: protein MEPKEILREHIAKTISLTDEQFDYFFSHFKYQSFKKGQTIISEGDMVDCEYFVLSGCLKSFFINDDIKMFILQFAMPTWWTSDFNALYSHTKATINLDCITDAEVLCISNNDREKICKEIHLVEYFFRWRTNKGYVASQKRLLSLMNNDAKARYEELMQQYPALYNIVPKHLIAAYLGVSRETLSRLYHV, encoded by the coding sequence ATGGAGCCTAAAGAAATATTAAGAGAGCACATCGCAAAAACGATATCCCTCACCGACGAACAGTTTGACTATTTCTTTTCACATTTTAAATATCAGTCTTTTAAAAAAGGGCAAACTATTATTTCTGAAGGCGACATGGTGGATTGTGAGTATTTTGTGCTTTCGGGATGTTTAAAATCATTCTTTATCAATGATGATATTAAAATGTTTATCCTTCAGTTTGCCATGCCAACCTGGTGGACATCGGATTTTAACGCCCTGTACAGCCATACAAAAGCTACCATCAACCTTGACTGTATTACCGATGCCGAAGTGCTTTGCATATCGAATAATGACCGTGAAAAAATCTGCAAAGAAATACACCTGGTCGAATACTTTTTTCGATGGAGAACCAACAAGGGCTATGTAGCTTCTCAAAAAAGGCTTCTATCGCTAATGAACAATGATGCCAAAGCCCGCTATGAAGAACTGATGCAACAGTACCCGGCTTTATATAACATTGTCCCTAAACACCTGATTGCTGCTTACTTAGGCGTTTCAAGAGAAACCCTGAGCCGGCTATATCACGTCTGA
- a CDS encoding YceI family protein has protein sequence METKNFEIVSAKSNIDWVGRKVTGAHNGTIAVKEGTLTLANGKLTGGKFTVDTTSIEILDVTDPATNMQFAGHLASDDFFSSEKFPEATFEITSVTPKTDNDYHIQGNLTIKAITHPVSFDAALTANNNTISALGKIVVDRTKYNMKFRSGNFFKDLGDTLIYNDFDLNVNITAVA, from the coding sequence ATGGAAACTAAAAACTTTGAGATCGTAAGCGCCAAAAGCAATATTGACTGGGTTGGACGTAAAGTAACCGGCGCGCATAATGGTACCATCGCAGTTAAAGAGGGTACATTAACACTTGCAAATGGTAAACTTACCGGTGGTAAATTTACTGTTGATACAACCAGCATTGAAATTCTGGATGTTACCGATCCTGCTACCAATATGCAGTTTGCCGGCCACCTCGCTTCAGATGATTTCTTCTCATCAGAAAAATTCCCCGAAGCAACTTTTGAGATCACTTCCGTAACACCAAAAACGGACAATGATTATCACATCCAGGGAAACCTTACTATTAAAGCTATTACCCATCCTGTAAGCTTTGATGCAGCATTAACTGCTAATAACAATACCATCAGCGCATTGGGTAAAATAGTGGTTGACCGTACCAAATACAATATGAAATTCCGTTCAGGAAATTTCTTTAAAGACCTGGGCGATACCCTGATCTACAATGATTTTGATTTGAATGTAAATATCACTGCAGTTGCTTAA
- a CDS encoding DUF4397 domain-containing protein has translation MKYVQQNLKRRAGIVGMMCLLAGLLTSCLKNHDSDYVEPPAALISVINASPDAQPVNFFLDQNQANTFPISYGHGLDYIRAFPGKRTASFSTSGLSQKLKSDTISLVDKKFYTIYLTNVVSKPDIVLLADSIVKPDAGKTSLRLVNVSPDAGAVDLAIKGGDVIASNTAYKKASLFKQFDGNTYTLEIRKAGTNTVLVTLTDVKLIGNTINTVWLQGLSAATDDKKLSANVQNNVYYY, from the coding sequence ATGAAATACGTTCAACAAAATTTAAAAAGGCGGGCAGGCATAGTGGGAATGATGTGTTTGCTGGCGGGGCTGCTTACATCCTGTTTAAAGAACCATGACAGTGATTATGTAGAACCACCCGCCGCATTGATATCGGTAATCAATGCTTCGCCGGATGCACAACCGGTTAATTTTTTTCTGGATCAAAATCAGGCCAACACCTTTCCGATAAGCTATGGTCACGGGCTTGATTATATCCGGGCCTTCCCGGGAAAACGTACCGCTTCTTTTTCAACGTCGGGCCTGTCGCAAAAGCTTAAATCAGATACCATTAGCCTGGTCGACAAAAAGTTTTACACCATTTATTTAACCAACGTGGTAAGCAAACCCGATATCGTGCTACTGGCCGATTCGATAGTTAAACCCGATGCCGGAAAAACCTCGCTACGTTTGGTGAATGTTAGCCCTGATGCCGGCGCGGTTGATCTTGCCATAAAAGGCGGCGATGTAATTGCAAGTAATACAGCTTATAAAAAAGCTTCGCTTTTTAAACAGTTTGACGGCAACACTTATACGCTGGAAATACGCAAAGCAGGCACTAATACCGTTTTGGTAACCTTAACCGATGTTAAATTGATTGGAAATACCATTAATACTGTATGGCTGCAGGGTCTGAGCGCAGCTACAGATGATAAAAAGCTTAGCGCAAATGTGCAAAACAACGTTTATTATTATTAA
- a CDS encoding nuclear transport factor 2 family protein, whose translation MENSEADSLAISQTLDNYFKSIYEGDVDLLSSTFNAGTLLFGDVKGQPYAKTLDVYLDGVKNRQSPKDSGKPFKGEIITINVINSIAIAKVRVKMYDFNYHEFLSFHKINNRWVIVNKMISDVTE comes from the coding sequence ATGGAAAATTCAGAAGCAGATTCATTAGCAATCTCACAAACATTGGATAATTATTTTAAGAGCATTTACGAAGGTGATGTAGACCTGTTAAGCTCTACCTTTAATGCTGGCACACTGTTGTTTGGCGATGTAAAGGGACAGCCTTATGCCAAAACATTAGATGTATATCTTGACGGTGTTAAAAATCGCCAAAGTCCTAAAGATTCAGGTAAACCCTTTAAAGGAGAGATCATTACTATCAACGTGATCAACTCTATCGCGATAGCTAAGGTTCGCGTTAAAATGTATGACTTTAACTATCATGAATTTTTGTCGTTCCATAAAATAAACAACCGCTGGGTAATTGTCAATAAAATGATAAGCGACGTTACCGAATAA
- a CDS encoding SDR family NAD(P)-dependent oxidoreductase — translation MKKQTVIITGASSGIGLGVAKYFLERGDNVVINSSTDAKLQKAYEELGAGNNLAMVAGNVSDKNTGIKLVEKAIEKFGSVDVLVNNAGIFETKPFLEVDEAFLDRFLNTNLKGTYFTTQAAIPQMLKQHDGVIINIGTPLVDHAIGGWDITAAMSSKGAIHSLTLQLAAEFGKQNIRVNTVAPGTIRTPMHASGGEDNTDKTAGVHLVNRVGEVEDVAHMVYTVAKSNFISGAIINVDGGFGAGHNAN, via the coding sequence ATGAAAAAGCAAACAGTAATAATAACCGGAGCATCATCCGGTATAGGTTTAGGCGTCGCTAAATATTTCTTAGAAAGAGGCGACAATGTAGTTATCAATTCATCAACTGATGCAAAACTGCAGAAAGCTTATGAAGAACTGGGCGCAGGTAATAACCTGGCTATGGTTGCAGGCAACGTAAGCGACAAAAACACAGGCATCAAGCTTGTTGAAAAAGCGATTGAAAAATTCGGTTCGGTTGATGTGCTCGTAAATAATGCAGGTATATTTGAAACCAAACCATTCCTGGAAGTTGATGAAGCTTTCCTTGACCGCTTTTTAAATACCAACCTTAAAGGCACTTATTTCACCACACAGGCCGCTATCCCTCAAATGCTAAAACAGCATGACGGTGTGATAATTAATATAGGTACACCATTAGTAGATCATGCTATTGGTGGTTGGGATATTACGGCGGCAATGTCAAGCAAGGGTGCTATACACTCCCTCACTTTACAGCTTGCCGCCGAATTTGGCAAACAAAACATAAGGGTAAATACAGTTGCTCCAGGTACTATACGTACTCCTATGCACGCCAGCGGCGGTGAGGATAACACTGACAAAACCGCAGGGGTACATTTAGTTAACAGGGTAGGCGAAGTTGAAGATGTAGCCCACATGGTTTACACCGTTGCCAAAAGTAATTTTATTAGCGGTGCTATTATTAACGTTGACGGCGGCTTTGGTGCCGGTCATAACGCTAATTAA
- a CDS encoding DUF417 family protein has protein sequence MKLLKLAKWLDEKNVAFIVSSIGIAIILLWIGTTKFTPTESNGIAGLVKNSPLMSWMYHIFSINTTSAIIGVLEILAALAILAGNFSPRVGIWGSMLCVVIFFVTSTFFLTTPDTVTMFDGVYAPSGTGSFLIKDISILGASLFLLSHFAKKTLESGN, from the coding sequence ATGAAACTTTTAAAACTGGCCAAATGGCTCGATGAAAAAAATGTGGCCTTCATCGTATCAAGCATCGGTATCGCCATTATCCTGCTATGGATCGGAACAACCAAATTTACACCTACCGAAAGTAATGGCATTGCCGGTCTGGTAAAAAACAGTCCGCTCATGAGCTGGATGTATCATATTTTCAGTATCAACACAACATCGGCCATTATTGGCGTACTGGAGATTTTGGCCGCGCTGGCTATTCTGGCAGGTAATTTCTCGCCAAGGGTAGGTATTTGGGGGAGCATGCTGTGTGTGGTCATATTCTTTGTAACAAGCACATTCTTCCTCACCACGCCAGATACTGTTACCATGTTTGACGGTGTTTATGCTCCATCCGGAACTGGCTCATTTCTGATAAAGGATATAAGCATTTTGGGGGCGTCGTTATTCCTGTTGAGCCATTTCGCAAAAAAAACGCTCGAGAGCGGCAATTAA
- a CDS encoding transposase has product MLLVIVDTADHIITHIQAFHADKGDGQCFTEVLKHTANNLSDNGLKMEEVIADAGYSSEPALLALIRHQVEGFIPNKKGFINDRAGFTYEAENDRYKCPEGKYLTFRHFRIRGESTHKLYKTNVKDCKDCPFKQTCTNPSIGIKVIRDSSVKQLYAQMAHRVQSTKGQKMRKIRAGTVEPVIGTLVNFTAMKKVNTKGIALANKCMIMAAVAYNLKKLLKARPAPGKNSPNDTLTTPFEILHRQIAILFAQMICLMMALFKAYRKGQTTYWSFALYL; this is encoded by the coding sequence TTGCTATTGGTAATTGTAGATACTGCGGATCATATTATTACACATATACAGGCATTCCACGCTGATAAAGGAGATGGTCAGTGCTTTACCGAGGTACTGAAACATACAGCAAATAACCTTAGTGATAACGGCTTAAAGATGGAAGAGGTTATTGCAGATGCAGGGTACAGCAGTGAGCCTGCTCTTTTAGCTTTGATAAGGCATCAGGTAGAGGGCTTTATCCCTAACAAGAAAGGGTTCATAAATGACCGTGCAGGTTTTACTTACGAGGCTGAAAATGACCGTTACAAATGCCCTGAAGGAAAATACCTTACTTTCCGGCATTTCAGAATAAGGGGAGAAAGTACGCATAAACTGTATAAGACCAATGTAAAGGACTGCAAAGATTGCCCTTTCAAACAGACCTGTACGAACCCATCCATCGGCATTAAAGTGATCAGGGATTCGAGCGTTAAACAACTCTACGCACAAATGGCACATCGTGTACAAAGTACTAAGGGGCAAAAAATGAGAAAAATAAGGGCAGGCACAGTGGAGCCTGTAATTGGTACGCTGGTCAACTTTACTGCTATGAAGAAAGTGAATACAAAAGGTATTGCTTTGGCCAATAAATGTATGATTATGGCGGCTGTGGCGTATAATCTCAAAAAATTGCTGAAAGCAAGACCCGCACCAGGCAAAAACAGCCCCAACGATACATTAACTACCCCTTTTGAGATATTACATCGGCAAATAGCTATCCTGTTTGCTCAGATGATCTGCTTGATGATGGCATTATTCAAAGCATATAGAAAAGGGCAAACAACCTATTGGTCATTTGCCCTTTATCTTTAG
- a CDS encoding tetratricopeptide repeat protein — MKKVSLFLALSVVLLGTYLFAFQIKKLPGKNEIRRTRSVICGSFSAVDDGITTANGKFIVKLPGWGHYSYHISTRNDSAQFYFDQGLTMYYSYHLKEAFASFKEAARFDPSSPMTYWGQALSMGPYYNAANLYVVPKGLPAVLKQLNATANHATEKEKGLIRVMNLRYPSTNEQTTNDNMGYANGMKQLISTYPNDPDIKILYIDAMMLMHAWDFWTTEELPKEWTPELVDLCKGVLKANPDHPGALHYYIHLTEASRNPEVALANAEALKRNFPGVGHMVHMASHVYQRNGLYFQGVDANTKADKSVLIYYSIAKNVPLAKSIPHLFAVETYCALSGGMYEKGMDAALRCRNSVSPASEDNYSQYLYMMPVLTMVRLGKWHEILKDNNAPDPGWTYAQVLNSFAKGLAFLYTGKRDSANRQLELLRNKINDPVLKIRRIPFNTSLEGATIAENILDGAILLDRNKYDDGIACLKKAIKVEDHMIYAEPAEWPIPARQFLGAYLLKNGDITLAEQVYKEDLVHNPGNGWSLLGLYQSLKAQNRKEKLNYYKSGFLRSFSHADVVPVGSVFMN, encoded by the coding sequence ATGAAAAAGGTATCGTTGTTTTTGGCGCTTTCTGTTGTTTTGCTCGGAACATATTTGTTTGCATTTCAAATCAAAAAATTACCGGGCAAAAATGAGATTAGAAGAACGAGATCGGTTATTTGCGGCTCGTTTTCGGCTGTTGATGACGGGATTACCACAGCAAACGGAAAATTCATAGTAAAGTTACCTGGCTGGGGCCATTATAGTTACCATATTTCAACACGTAATGATAGCGCCCAATTTTATTTTGACCAGGGCTTAACCATGTATTATAGTTATCATTTGAAAGAGGCGTTTGCCTCGTTTAAAGAAGCGGCAAGATTTGACCCTTCTTCACCTATGACCTACTGGGGGCAGGCATTAAGCATGGGCCCTTACTATAATGCTGCTAACCTGTACGTTGTACCAAAAGGTTTGCCCGCCGTTTTAAAACAATTGAACGCGACTGCAAATCATGCAACTGAAAAAGAAAAAGGGCTCATCAGGGTAATGAACCTCCGTTATCCTTCGACAAATGAACAAACAACAAATGATAATATGGGGTACGCGAACGGAATGAAGCAGCTGATATCAACATACCCCAACGACCCGGATATTAAAATACTTTACATAGATGCCATGATGCTGATGCATGCCTGGGATTTTTGGACTACTGAAGAATTGCCTAAAGAATGGACCCCGGAACTGGTTGACCTGTGCAAAGGTGTTTTGAAAGCAAATCCTGATCATCCTGGCGCTTTGCATTATTATATTCACTTAACAGAGGCATCCCGTAACCCGGAAGTGGCTTTGGCAAATGCCGAAGCTTTAAAAAGGAATTTCCCCGGCGTAGGGCACATGGTTCATATGGCGAGCCATGTTTATCAAAGAAACGGATTATATTTTCAAGGTGTTGATGCCAATACCAAGGCTGATAAAAGCGTCCTCATATATTATTCAATTGCGAAAAATGTTCCTCTTGCCAAATCAATACCTCACCTGTTTGCTGTAGAAACTTATTGCGCCTTAAGTGGGGGAATGTATGAAAAGGGTATGGATGCCGCTTTACGCTGCAGGAATAGCGTTTCGCCTGCTTCGGAAGATAATTATAGCCAATACTTGTACATGATGCCCGTACTTACAATGGTACGCCTCGGTAAATGGCATGAAATATTGAAGGATAATAACGCGCCGGATCCCGGTTGGACTTATGCGCAGGTACTGAATAGTTTTGCAAAAGGATTAGCCTTCCTTTACACCGGGAAACGGGATTCTGCCAACAGGCAGCTCGAATTATTGCGTAATAAAATTAACGACCCGGTTTTAAAGATCAGGCGAATTCCCTTTAATACCTCTTTGGAGGGCGCCACCATAGCAGAAAATATATTGGATGGTGCAATTTTATTAGATCGGAATAAATATGATGACGGTATCGCGTGCTTAAAAAAGGCGATAAAAGTTGAGGATCATATGATTTATGCCGAGCCTGCCGAATGGCCCATTCCTGCCCGGCAATTTTTGGGTGCTTACCTTTTAAAAAATGGTGATATTACTTTAGCAGAGCAAGTATACAAGGAAGACCTGGTGCATAATCCAGGCAACGGATGGTCATTGCTGGGTTTATATCAGAGTCTTAAAGCACAAAACCGTAAAGAAAAACTTAATTATTATAAGTCGGGATTTCTTCGCTCGTTTTCACATGCCGATGTAGTGCCAGTAGGATCAGTTTTTATGAATTAA
- a CDS encoding NAD(P)H-dependent flavin oxidoreductase — protein MWYNTKAAQILGIQYPILQGPFGGNLSTVELVATVSNAGGLGGYGAYTLSPQEIIDVDKQLKAATDKPYNINLWVSDHDGADNGITDEQFDQTSTLFKPYFDELNIPLPPKPASFKSRFENQVEALLHLKPAVFSFMFGVPSADILEQCRKLGIATIGAATTLDEAIVLEAAGVDMIIASGFEAGGHRPSFLASAESLVTGTFVLLQQIKDRIKTPIIAAGGIANGKGVAAALTLGADAAQIGTAFLATDESNALPIHRQMLFSDAAKYTTLSRAFTGRLGRGITSRIAKDLLHKETRILPFPLQSSFMSSLRKAAIEQGKWDMILFWGGQIAPVLKHTKAKELMQSIIKETTDYFNNLKD, from the coding sequence ATGTGGTACAATACAAAAGCAGCACAAATACTCGGCATACAATATCCAATATTGCAGGGACCATTCGGAGGTAACCTTTCAACTGTTGAATTGGTTGCTACCGTATCAAACGCTGGCGGATTAGGCGGTTATGGCGCCTATACTTTAAGTCCGCAGGAGATTATTGATGTAGATAAGCAGCTAAAGGCAGCAACCGATAAACCCTACAATATTAACCTATGGGTATCTGATCATGATGGTGCTGACAATGGCATTACCGACGAGCAATTTGACCAGACAAGTACTTTATTTAAACCTTACTTTGACGAACTGAATATCCCGCTGCCACCAAAACCTGCCTCATTTAAATCAAGGTTTGAAAACCAGGTAGAAGCCCTGCTGCACCTGAAACCCGCAGTATTTAGCTTTATGTTTGGCGTGCCATCTGCCGATATATTAGAACAATGCCGTAAGCTTGGTATTGCAACTATAGGTGCTGCAACCACATTAGATGAAGCTATAGTACTCGAAGCTGCAGGAGTTGATATGATCATTGCCTCGGGCTTTGAAGCGGGTGGCCACCGGCCATCGTTCCTGGCATCGGCAGAGTCGTTAGTTACCGGCACTTTTGTGCTGCTGCAGCAAATTAAAGACAGAATAAAAACCCCGATTATTGCCGCCGGCGGTATAGCTAATGGCAAAGGTGTTGCTGCGGCCCTCACATTGGGGGCAGATGCGGCGCAAATAGGCACGGCATTTTTAGCCACCGACGAATCAAACGCCTTACCTATACACAGGCAAATGCTGTTTTCTGACGCGGCAAAATACACCACCCTATCGCGTGCCTTTACCGGAAGACTTGGCCGGGGCATAACCAGCCGCATAGCGAAAGATCTGCTGCATAAAGAAACCCGGATTTTACCTTTTCCGTTACAATCCTCATTTATGTCATCGCTTCGCAAGGCTGCAATTGAACAGGGAAAATGGGATATGATTTTGTTTTGGGGAGGGCAAATTGCACCAGTACTTAAACATACCAAAGCCAAAGAATTAATGCAATCCATAATCAAAGAAACAACGGATTATTTCAATAACCTAAAAGATTAA
- a CDS encoding tautomerase family protein — protein MPYIKIELTREGVTREQKQRLIKGVTDLMSDTLNKDPHLTHVVIQEIDLDDWGYAGEQVSVLREKGITADKK, from the coding sequence ATGCCATACATAAAAATTGAGCTAACCCGCGAAGGAGTTACCCGCGAGCAAAAGCAAAGACTTATAAAAGGGGTTACCGACCTGATGTCCGACACCTTGAATAAAGACCCTCATTTAACACATGTAGTAATACAGGAAATTGATCTGGACGACTGGGGTTATGCAGGCGAACAGGTTTCAGTACTAAGAGAAAAAGGCATCACTGCCGATAAAAAATAA
- a CDS encoding AsmA family protein translates to MPMPIKKIVFKTLKISAMTFVSLLLLMFLLPYLFPQTVTNKIKQWAAGSINGKLNFTSTRLSFFKRFPSLTLTLNDFELDGSAPFQKDTLVAAKEISLAIDLSSVFKSKIKINKIYLSQSVINIQVDSSGKANYNVYRSAGAKPANAADTSSASLGIEQILIENSRLVYNDRSLPMLVTGQGFNYKGSGDLSKDIFDLYSHVESSSVDFYYGNKAYVHRKKVNADLVTSINTKSLAFAFQKNDLLINQLPVKFKGRFEFLKDGYDMDFRITSDQNDLSDIFTALPAEYAKYVDDTEINGAGNIQVALTGKYIAAKNIMPDLNFSMKVRDGFVANKNTPAPVKNLFINMDAHLPGLNPDSLKLNIDSIYFNIGKDYFGSVIKVHGIKEPDIFAKINTEINLEQWNRAFGVKAVDLKGRYSLHMVAEGKYAKGIKRTGGLRPKTDTVITSIPKFTLHSSFRNGYFKYASLPEAVKNISFDMNANCPDHDIAHASMQVSNLNMVALNNYLKGYFKLSNTAGTLIDAGIKAKFHMADIKQFMPADTAMDIRGDLTANVQTKGRYIPARRIFPVTNAQLELKNGYIQTKYYPHPLQDIQVSADIRNNTGNLKGLKVNIKPVSFKFEGQPFLLKADLRNFDDLDYRIASRGRLDIGKIYKVFALQGYDVKGFISTNFSLKGKQSDATAGRYDRLANSGTMKVKDIALRSELFPKPFMIKTGAFSFNQDKMKFDQFTADYGKSVIVLNGALSNVINYAVKPNSPLKGEFNLSSGLIIADDFMAFAGTPASAKPSKSNGVILVPSNLDLNFTADIKKVKYMGLHITDAKGQMTINNGQILLKQTGFTLIGAPVVMDATYGSTTPQKAYFDYHINAKEFDIQRAYKEVKMFHDMASSAAHVQGVVSLDYKLNGKLNGDMKPIYPSIKGGGVLSVKKVKLYGFKLFSAVGKQTGHDSLAKGDVTKVDIKSSIANNIMTIERTKMRMAGFRPRFEGQVGLDGKLNLQFRLGLPPFGIFGIPMTITGTQENPKIKMGKAKKEDELKETTDDEQ, encoded by the coding sequence ATGCCGATGCCGATAAAAAAAATTGTATTTAAAACGCTTAAAATAAGTGCCATGACATTTGTAAGCTTATTGTTGCTGATGTTTTTGCTACCGTATCTTTTCCCCCAAACGGTAACCAATAAAATAAAACAATGGGCCGCGGGCAGTATAAATGGCAAGCTTAATTTTACAAGCACCCGGCTTTCCTTCTTTAAAAGGTTCCCGTCGCTCACCCTTACTTTAAATGATTTTGAGCTTGATGGCAGCGCCCCCTTTCAAAAGGACACACTGGTTGCCGCTAAAGAAATTTCATTGGCTATTGACCTCTCATCGGTTTTTAAAAGCAAGATCAAGATCAATAAGATCTACCTGAGCCAGTCGGTGATCAACATACAGGTTGATAGCAGCGGTAAGGCCAATTACAATGTATACAGATCGGCAGGAGCAAAGCCCGCCAATGCCGCCGATACCAGCAGCGCTTCGCTGGGTATTGAACAAATATTGATTGAAAACAGCCGCCTGGTTTATAACGACAGGTCGCTGCCCATGTTGGTCACAGGACAGGGTTTTAATTATAAGGGCAGCGGGGACCTGAGCAAAGATATTTTTGACCTGTACAGCCATGTAGAATCTTCGTCGGTTGATTTTTATTATGGCAATAAAGCTTACGTGCACCGTAAAAAGGTAAACGCCGATCTGGTTACCAGCATTAACACCAAATCACTTGCTTTTGCCTTTCAAAAAAATGATCTGCTTATTAACCAGCTGCCGGTTAAGTTTAAGGGGCGCTTTGAGTTCCTGAAAGACGGGTATGATATGGATTTCCGTATCACATCTGACCAAAACGACCTGAGCGATATTTTTACAGCCCTGCCTGCTGAGTATGCCAAATACGTTGATGATACCGAAATAAACGGGGCAGGTAATATACAGGTAGCGCTTACCGGTAAATACATCGCCGCAAAAAATATCATGCCCGACCTTAATTTCAGTATGAAGGTGCGCGACGGTTTTGTAGCCAATAAAAATACCCCGGCGCCGGTAAAAAATCTGTTTATCAATATGGATGCCCACCTGCCCGGCCTTAACCCCGATAGCCTGAAGCTCAATATCGATTCTATTTATTTTAATATTGGTAAGGATTATTTTGGCTCAGTAATAAAAGTACACGGGATTAAGGAACCGGACATCTTCGCAAAGATCAATACGGAGATCAACCTGGAACAATGGAACCGTGCCTTTGGTGTAAAAGCGGTTGACCTGAAAGGTCGCTACTCACTGCACATGGTGGCCGAAGGTAAATATGCCAAAGGCATTAAAAGGACCGGTGGCTTAAGGCCTAAAACAGATACAGTAATTACCAGTATACCCAAGTTTACGCTTCATTCGTCGTTTAGAAATGGCTATTTTAAATATGCAAGTCTGCCCGAGGCCGTTAAAAATATTAGCTTTGATATGAACGCCAATTGCCCCGATCATGATATAGCCCATGCCTCCATGCAGGTAAGCAACCTGAACATGGTTGCCCTTAATAATTATTTAAAAGGGTATTTTAAGCTGAGCAATACCGCCGGGACTTTAATAGACGCGGGTATTAAGGCCAAATTTCACATGGCCGATATTAAACAGTTTATGCCGGCCGATACTGCCATGGATATCCGCGGCGATTTGACGGCCAATGTGCAAACCAAAGGTCGCTACATTCCGGCCCGCAGGATATTCCCGGTTACCAACGCGCAACTCGAACTGAAAAACGGGTACATCCAAACCAAGTATTATCCGCACCCGCTGCAGGATATACAGGTCAGCGCAGATATCCGTAATAATACCGGAAATTTAAAGGGATTGAAAGTTAATATTAAACCCGTTTCGTTTAAGTTTGAAGGACAACCCTTCCTGTTAAAAGCCGACCTACGCAATTTTGACGATCTGGATTACCGCATAGCCTCTCGCGGCCGTTTGGATATTGGCAAAATTTACAAGGTATTCGCGCTTCAGGGCTATGATGTAAAGGGTTTTATCAGTACTAATTTTTCGTTGAAGGGTAAACAAAGCGATGCTACAGCAGGCCGTTATGACCGGCTGGCCAACTCGGGTACCATGAAGGTAAAAGATATTGCCCTTCGGTCGGAGTTGTTCCCTAAGCCGTTCATGATTAAAACGGGGGCGTTCAGCTTTAATCAGGACAAGATGAAATTCGATCAGTTTACTGCCGATTATGGTAAATCGGTTATTGTATTGAATGGAGCGCTGTCAAACGTGATTAATTACGCGGTTAAACCAAATTCGCCGTTAAAGGGTGAATTTAATCTGAGCAGCGGTTTAATTATTGCTGATGATTTTATGGCCTTTGCGGGCACACCAGCCTCGGCAAAGCCTTCCAAATCAAACGGTGTTATATTGGTTCCGTCCAACCTCGATCTTAATTTTACCGCCGATATAAAAAAGGTAAAATACATGGGTCTGCATATCACCGATGCCAAAGGGCAAATGACCATCAACAACGGGCAGATACTGCTTAAGCAAACTGGCTTTACCCTAATTGGCGCTCCTGTAGTAATGGATGCTACTTACGGCAGCACCACCCCTCAAAAAGCGTATTTTGATTATCATATCAACGCCAAGGAATTTGATATACAAAGGGCTTATAAAGAAGTGAAGATGTTTCATGATATGGCATCATCGGCCGCGCATGTACAGGGTGTGGTATCATTAGATTATAAATTGAATGGCAAACTCAACGGCGACATGAAACCTATATACCCATCCATAAAAGGCGGGGGAGTGTTATCTGTAAAAAAGGTAAAACTATATGGCTTTAAACTGTTTAGCGCAGTAGGCAAACAAACCGGGCATGATAGCCTGGCCAAAGGCGATGTTACCAAAGTTGACATTAAAAGCTCCATTGCCAACAACATCATGACCATTGAGCGCACCAAAATGCGCATGGCAGGCTTCAGGCCAAGGTTTGAGGGCCAGGTAGGCCTTGATGGTAAACTTAACCTGCAATTCAGGCTGGGATTGCCACCATTTGGCATATTCGGTATCCCGATGACCATTACCGGCACCCAGGAAAACCCCAAAATAAAGATGGGCAAAGCCAAGAAGGAGGATGAATTGAAGGAGACGACAGATGATGAACAGTAG